One segment of Gopherus flavomarginatus isolate rGopFla2 chromosome 8, rGopFla2.mat.asm, whole genome shotgun sequence DNA contains the following:
- the RBMX gene encoding RNA-binding motif protein, X chromosome isoform X2: protein MVEADRPGKLFIGGLNTETNEKALEAVFGKYGRIVEVLLMKDRETNKSRGFAFVTFESPADAKDAARDMNGKSLDGKAIKVEQATKPSFESGGRRGPPPPPRSRGPPRGLRGGRGGSGARGPPSRGSHLGSSRGPLPMKRGPPPRSGGPPPKRSAPSGPVRSSSGMGGRAPVSRGRDSYGGPPRREPMPSRRDVYMSPRDDGYSTKDSYSSRDYPSSRDTRDYAPPPRDYAYRDYGHSSSRDEYPSRGYSDRDGYGGGRDRDYSDHPSGGSYRDSYESYGNSRSAPPARGPPPSYGGSSRYDDYGSTRDGYGSRESYSSSRSDVYSSGRDRVGRQDRGLPPSMERGYPPPRDSYSSSSRGAPRGGGRGGSRSDRGGGRSRY from the exons ATGGTTGAAGCGGATCGTCCTGGGAAACTGTTCATTGGTGGACTGAATACAGAGACAAATGAGAAAGCTCTTGAGGCTGTATTTGGCAAATATGGGCGCATTGTGGAAG TTCTCTTGATGAAGGATCGTGAAACCAACAAGTCCAGAGGATTTGCTTTTGTCACATTTGAGAGCCCAGCAGATGCAAAGGATGCTGCCAGGGATATGAATGGAAAG TCATTAGATGGGAAAGCAATTAAAGTGGAACAAGCAACCAAGCCATCCTTTGAAAGTGGTGGTAGACGTGGGCCACCACCCCCTCCAAGAAGCAGAGGTCCTCCCAGGGGCCTTAGAGGTGGAAGAGGCGGAAGTGGAGCAAGAGGACCACCTTCAAGAGGGAGTCACTTGG GTTCTTCTAGGGGGCCACTTCCAATGAAAAGGGGTCCACCTCCACGAAGTGGCGGACCTCCACCTAAAAGATCGGCACCTTCAGGGCCAGTGCGTAGCAGTAGTGGAATGGGAGGGAGAG CTCCTGTATCACGTGGAAGAGACAGTTATGGTGGTCCTCCACGCAGAGAGCCAATGCCATCACGAAGAGATGTCTACATGTCGCCAAGAGATGATGGTTATAGTACAAAAGACAG ttATTCGAGTAGAGATTATCCAAGTTCCAGGGATACAAGAGATTATGCGCCGCCTCCAAGAGATTATGCATACCGTGATTATGGTCATTCCAGCTCACGTGATGAGTACCCCTCTAGAGGATACAG TGATCGTGATGGCTATGGTGGTGGACGGGATAGAGACTATTCAGATCATCCAAGTGGAGGCTCTTACAGAGATTCATATGAGAGTTATG GTAACTCACGTAGTGCTCCACCTGCACGAGGGCCCCCGCCATCTTATGGTGGAAGCAGTCGCTATGATGATTACGGCAGTACACGAGATGGATATGGAAGTCGAGAAAGTTATTCAAGCAGCAGAAGTGATGTCTACTCAAGTGGTCGTGATCGTGTTGGAAGACAAGACAGAGGTCTTCCCCCTTCCATGGAAAGGGGTTACCCTCCTCCCCGTGATTCATACAGCAGTTCAAGCCGCGGAGCACCCAGAGGTGGTGGCCGTGGAGGAAGCCGATCTGATAGGGGTGGAGGCAGAAGCAGATACTGA
- the RBMX gene encoding RNA-binding motif protein, X chromosome isoform X1, translating into MVEADRPGKLFIGGLNTETNEKALEAVFGKYGRIVEVLLMKDRETNKSRGFAFVTFESPADAKDAARDMNGKSLDGKAIKVEQATKPSFESGGRRGPPPPPRSRGPPRGLRGGRGGSGARGPPSRGSHLGSSRGPLPMKRGPPPRSGGPPPKRSAPSGPVRSSSGMGGRAPVSRGRDSYGGPPRREPMPSRRDVYMSPRDDGYSTKDSYSSRDYPSSRDTRDYAPPPRDYAYRDYGHSSSRDEYPSRGYSFSSYSDRDGYGGGRDRDYSDHPSGGSYRDSYESYGNSRSAPPARGPPPSYGGSSRYDDYGSTRDGYGSRESYSSSRSDVYSSGRDRVGRQDRGLPPSMERGYPPPRDSYSSSSRGAPRGGGRGGSRSDRGGGRSRY; encoded by the exons ATGGTTGAAGCGGATCGTCCTGGGAAACTGTTCATTGGTGGACTGAATACAGAGACAAATGAGAAAGCTCTTGAGGCTGTATTTGGCAAATATGGGCGCATTGTGGAAG TTCTCTTGATGAAGGATCGTGAAACCAACAAGTCCAGAGGATTTGCTTTTGTCACATTTGAGAGCCCAGCAGATGCAAAGGATGCTGCCAGGGATATGAATGGAAAG TCATTAGATGGGAAAGCAATTAAAGTGGAACAAGCAACCAAGCCATCCTTTGAAAGTGGTGGTAGACGTGGGCCACCACCCCCTCCAAGAAGCAGAGGTCCTCCCAGGGGCCTTAGAGGTGGAAGAGGCGGAAGTGGAGCAAGAGGACCACCTTCAAGAGGGAGTCACTTGG GTTCTTCTAGGGGGCCACTTCCAATGAAAAGGGGTCCACCTCCACGAAGTGGCGGACCTCCACCTAAAAGATCGGCACCTTCAGGGCCAGTGCGTAGCAGTAGTGGAATGGGAGGGAGAG CTCCTGTATCACGTGGAAGAGACAGTTATGGTGGTCCTCCACGCAGAGAGCCAATGCCATCACGAAGAGATGTCTACATGTCGCCAAGAGATGATGGTTATAGTACAAAAGACAG ttATTCGAGTAGAGATTATCCAAGTTCCAGGGATACAAGAGATTATGCGCCGCCTCCAAGAGATTATGCATACCGTGATTATGGTCATTCCAGCTCACGTGATGAGTACCCCTCTAGAGGATACAG TTTTTCTTCTTATAGTGATCGTGATGGCTATGGTGGTGGACGGGATAGAGACTATTCAGATCATCCAAGTGGAGGCTCTTACAGAGATTCATATGAGAGTTATG GTAACTCACGTAGTGCTCCACCTGCACGAGGGCCCCCGCCATCTTATGGTGGAAGCAGTCGCTATGATGATTACGGCAGTACACGAGATGGATATGGAAGTCGAGAAAGTTATTCAAGCAGCAGAAGTGATGTCTACTCAAGTGGTCGTGATCGTGTTGGAAGACAAGACAGAGGTCTTCCCCCTTCCATGGAAAGGGGTTACCCTCCTCCCCGTGATTCATACAGCAGTTCAAGCCGCGGAGCACCCAGAGGTGGTGGCCGTGGAGGAAGCCGATCTGATAGGGGTGGAGGCAGAAGCAGATACTGA